The Manis pentadactyla isolate mManPen7 chromosome 12, mManPen7.hap1, whole genome shotgun sequence genome contains the following window.
CGACCTGGTTGGGGGTGCAGTGGTGTGGATCTGGGCCAGTTCCCGGGGGTCTGGGGCCGGGGACAGCCCTGGAGGGAAAGTGTTCAGTTTGAGGGAGCAAAACCTGGAGCATGTAGCCTGTGTGTCCCGGGGCTGGTGACTTGTGCCCTCAAGTCTTGCCTTCCTTGTCTATAAAAGGGGGAAGGAACGCCAATCTGCAGGGTCTGCGTGAGGGAGGCTGGGGGCCATTCCCCCatggggagagggcagggaaggggaagagggagTGCCCACGGGGGTTGGCTGAGGCCCTGCTGGGATGGTCTGGGGGACCACCTCAGTTGGTAAGAGTTCTGGGTCTCATCCAAAGGGCAGAGCCTGTTTGAGGAGGACAGCCCAGGTTGAGCACAGCAGTCTCCATCTGTCATCTGGGAGCTTCTGAAGCTCTGGGTGCTGGCCCTTTGTCAGAGGTCCCGATTTCCTTGTGCAGGGTGACCAAGCTGGGGTTCTTCAGGGGAGTCTTGTAAGCAGGCAGGGTTCAGCACCATGTGTGCCCCGGAAGAGTCATGTCTGCTTGCTCCGTTACCGACAGTCCCAGTCAGCAGATGAAGCCAAGGCCCAGGTAGGGGAGGGTGGTCTGACTGGCCTCTGTGGCACTGCCTCTCGCTCGCTGTCGGAGACCCCGCTGCTGCCCCCCACCTCGTGGCACTGCTTTTCCGGGCCTTGGTGGCCTTGGCCTGCAAAGGGAGAATGTGTAGGCAGCACCGGGACAGCTGCTTGGGCCCCCCTATGTGGTGTCAGGTGACAGGCCCTTCACTCTTGGTGGCGTGAGGCTGCTGGGCCCAGCGGGGTCCTGTGGCAagggaggctgaggctgggggaggagcAGGCTCTCCTACGGGGCATGACTGTGGCGGTGGTGCTTCTGCAGAGTCCTGGCCTTCCAGGACCGGGTGTGCTGGACTTGGAGTGTCAGCAGGGAGGGGGCTGCCTTCCAGGTAACTGGGTCAGGGTTTATTCCCCCCTTCTGTTATCATTTGGTCCCGCTCTTCAGAGGCACAGCATTACATTGCGGTGGCGAGTGGGGGCTTTGGGTCCAAACATGTTGGTCTggcacttcctggctgtgtgccTTTCTGCCCTTAGTTTTCTGTGCTGCCTAACGGGATCACGGTCCTGAGCTTGCAGGCCAAGGTGAGCTAGGCGAGCTGTGCAGGTGAAGGACTTAGTGCAGTCCTTGGCACAGGTAAGCCTCTGATGCATCCAAACCAAACAGGCCCATGGAGCACCACTGTGGGTGGGGGGACAGCGCCCCCTGGAGGTCCTGGGGTGGGCCATGGGTGCCAGCAGCCCATCAAAGACTGAGGCTTGAGACCCAGAGTCCCTGCTGTGTTCGCCCAGCATCCACTTGTCTTAGACCTTCTGTAGTCACCGTGACCAACCTGGAGGTTCCTGAGCACCCAAAGGACATCCCCCAAGGCTTGGTGCTGCTGGGCTGCATGGGGCTCTGCTGGCTTCTGGCCCCCCGATCCCACAGCCTTAACATTGGTGTTCAGACACCGGCAGCTGGCTTCTGGCCAGCAGGACCTGGCTGGCTCAGGGTCTGCGAGTAGGTGGTCAGCTTCTCTGTGCCCTTCCCAGACCAGGTGATGTTCTGTCCCCACCAAGGCACTTCTGGGGGGCTGGTGAACCGCCCCGAGAAATGGGGTCACTCCACTGGGGAAGGAGGTATTTCTGGCTGAGCAGGTGTGGCCTGTGCTGGCTTCTTGGCAGCTGAGCCCAAGGTCTTCTCAGCCATTCTGGCATGAGTAGTGTGACTTTGACATTTCTGGAAAGTGAAGGCAAAGGGAACCCAAAGTGCTGAGCCGCTGAGTCTGGCTGAATGCACTCAAGCCTCTGCATTTGGGAAGTGGATGAGCCGGCTAGGCGCCGCGGCTCAGGGCTCCACCTCCATCCTCTGTGTGTGGCAGCCCAGCCTGTGCGGCAGCCCAGCCCGTGCGCCCTGAGTGGGGGGCCGTGGGGGTGACAAGTGCCTGGGCCAGCCAGCTGAAGGACCTGTCAGGCCTGTTACATTGTTGCCTGGAGTCCTAGGTTACACTGTGTAGGCCCTGCACCCAGAGCAGGCCTCTTTGTGCCCCACGCTGGGAGATACCGTTCACCAAGGCACAAGCTGCCCTGCAGGCCCCTGCCACTTAGCATGAGATGGCCCAGTTGGAGGGCTTTTCCAGGCAGGCAGATGCTGTGGGCTCCCAGAGAGCCTGCTGCAGGCAGGCTGTGCTGCCCTGCGCCACCTCTAAACTGGGGCCTCAGCAGAGCGTGTGCATGGTGGGGGATGGCCGCCCTTGGACACACGCCGGTGGATGTCTAGGCTCAGGTGTTTACTGCTGCATGATCTGGGTGTGCCCCTCAGCCTGGACTCGGCTTCCTTATCTGAGAAACAAGCTAGTGGCTCCTGTTCCCTGGGCCACCGTGGGGATGAAAGAGGAAGGGGAAGGTCTGGTTTCCAGCCAGGCCCTCTCACCCGTACCCGGTGGGCAGGCCCCATCTTAGCAAGCAAGGAAGTTCCAGGTATGCAGGTGGGAGGAGACGAGGGTGGTCCGCAGTCCAAGCCCATCCTCAGTTCTGCGCCTGCCCCTGGTCCCGAGGGGCCTGGGGGTGCATACTCTGCTGTGAGGCCACTGAGTCTTGTTCAGTCATGGATAGGAGGAGCCTGGGGAGCATTGGGCCAGCAATATTTGttaagatggggaaactgaggcttgagaGTGGTCCAGGCCTTGGGCTTGGGAGGCCCTGCCTGCCCCGCAGCTCCTGCAGGTGGAGCAGCGCTTGCCCCTTGCACCGCCTTTCTGGGGCCCAGGTCAAACCTGAGATGCCCCCATCCTCTTGCCCCCATATCCAGACCACCTTCATAGTCAGCCCACAGTTCCGCCACTTCTCACCCTTGCATGGCCACCTCCCTGCTCCAGCCGCATCACTGTCTCTGCCCTGGTCTCCGGGGTCCCTGGGGCTCCTGTGAGCACCTGAGCCAGGTCCTGCTCCTCCTCTGCTCTAGGACCTTCCGTGGCTTCTTCACGCAGGGGAAAGGCCGGAGTCCCTGCCGCGGCTCATGAGGCCCCGCACGGCCTGCAATCTCCCCTCCCTGCCTTTATGCCCCCCACTCTCCCGTGCTTGCCCACTCTGGTCCGGCCTCCTCTGTGGACTCATGAGTGCAGTCCAGCCTGAGGGTGTCTCTGCTGGCTGCTCCCCCTGGAAGGCTTCCCGCACCCCACTCCCTTTGCACTTTGCTCAGATGCTTCATTCTCAGGGAGGCCTTCTCTGACCGCTGTCTAAAATGGCCATCGTCCCCAACCCTGACCCTCCCTCTAGTCTCTATTGCAGGACTCTTGGTAACAAAACATGCCTCTGTCGCAGTCCTGTGGGGCGAGGCCTGGCTCATTCCTGCAGTGTCTGAGGCAGGGGAGGACGGGAGGCGGGAAGGGATCAAGGCGTGTGAGGCCTCCGGGCTGGTGAGTGGCTGAGGCTGAGTTAGGGTTCAGTCTCTTGGTGCCCCCCCTGCATCCGCTCTCTGTGCCTGTGTTCTTCCGGCCGGCGGGAGCACGTCCGTGGCCACAAGGGGGCAGCAGAGAGCGGGCAGCCCCTGCGGCCGTCACCCTCAGCGGGGTGAACTGTCGTGGGgacagcccagccctgtctcccCGCACGTGTCTCGCTATTGTTAGGGCTCCGGGCTCACTGTCACCATCTGGATGGAGCATGTCGCACCACCTCTCTGACCTTGGTGTCCAGCATATGGGCCCCTTCATGGCCACGGTCAGGATTTGGAACGAAGGGGCCCAGCGCTCTGCCCGTCTGCTAGAGCTATTTTGCTAGTATTGACCTTATAATTTCATTCTTTGTAAGATTTATTTCAGGCTGTGCATATACTTTCTCTGGTTGTTATCACCTCTGTAAACCTTGCACTAATCCTGTGAGGTGGCAGGTGGGGGTAGCCTACTGTGTAGAGGAGGCATCatgggctcagagaggtcaggtaGCTTGTCTAGGGCCACACAGCCAGGAAATAGATGAGTCTTTTGGACCCCAGGCCTGGGGAATGTGAGGATAGCTCAGGAGGCCCTTGCACCCTCTTTATGAGGGGGCCACTGGGCCTGTGGTGCCCCCTCTGGGCCTGTCTGCACAGAGCCCCTTCTGTGCTGGGATTGCTGGAGAAGGACAGAGCTTCCCTGGGAGCTGGAGCTGGCAgggtccctggcctctaccctaGAGCCTGGGAGGAGGTCCTGGGTCCCACAGGGTTGGTGGAGCTGGGCGGGCGTGCCTGTGGGCCTCACAGAGGCTTCCGTGGAGCGAGGCCCTGGCTGGGATGGGAAAAGCGCCTGCCGCTGCCCTGGGGTCTGGCACAGTGGGCAGGGCCCCCTGAGTGGTGAAGGAGGGAAAGGACCGGCTTAGGGGGTGGTAGGGCGGGTGCTCTGGAGTGACGTTATACAAGCCCAAGCGCTGACCTGGGCAAGCCCAGGTGCTGAGCTCCGCAGGTGTTTACTGGGCACGGCTCCTTGCCAGGCTCTGCTGGGAGGTAACAGAACAGGGTGGTCCTGCTCTCAGGAGCTGAGCTCCAGGTGGAGACAGACGGTAACTGCTATTGTAAGTTGACGGTCAGGAAGGGCCTCTCTGAGAAGCCTGCCGAAGTCCTGAGGAGGTGAGGGGGCAGCCCTGTGGGGTCTGGGGAGAGCCTTCCAAGCCGGGGAACAgttatgtgcaaaggccctgagcccCTCCGCGTGTGCATAACTACCCTGCTTTCCTCATCCACCAGACGGGTCCATCCCTGGAGCTTTGCCTCCCTGACGGCTCTGGACACAGGCGCTGGCTCGGAATAGGTGCTCAGAAAACGGGTGCTCCTGTTTCTACTGCGGCTGCATCAGTCAGCTCCATCTTTATTTCCAGGAGGCAGTGAAGGCTGTGGCTCTGGGGCTCCCctcaggggtgggggaaggctgcAGCCTGGCCGCGCCCCTCCTGCCTGGTGGGCTGTGGCCCCGCCCTATGTCCTGTCCCCCCTTCATGCCCTGACCCCGTGCTGCCACGAGTTGCTGTTGGCCGGGCTCTGGAATCTCCGGCCTCTGGATGAGAATTCCTCCCAGGCTAGTGGAACTGTCATCGCAGAGCTTCCCTCCCACATCCCAGTCCAGGGTGCCTGCCCTGTCCTTGTCCTCTGTGTCCATTGTGCTGCGCGCTCATCCCCTGACCCCCTCACAGGTCTCACTTCCCCCGTCCACGAACATCGCACCCTGCCCAGCTGCTAGCCCCTCAGGAGGCCTCACCACTCCCCCCCTTCCCTCGCAGCCTTCTTCCTGGGGATGGGGGCCTGGGCTCTGCTCTGCAGCTGCTGCGCCCTCAGACCCCAGTCCTAGGCTTACCCTgggcccccaccccaggctggttgccaggactgggcaggtgagagtgtgtgtgtgtgtggggtgtgccTGTGTAGGTAcagagcaggggtgggggtggcagtggCAAAGGAGGGGTGCACGGTGGGTAAGCACACTCGGGGAGCTCCCACATTTGAGGCCGTCCGTCtagggggtgggtgggagtgTGGATTCtctgctgcccctgccccaggaCCTTTTTAGCGGTAATTGGGGCCTGATTGTTAGCCcgctctttaaaaaataattaaggtgaattcatataacataaaattaaccatttaaagtgaacaattaaGTGGCATTTagcacattcacagtgttgtacaaccaccacctctgtctagttccagaacattctcatcaccccAGAGAGTCCAGGTCCCCATTAGCCGACACCACCCCTGCTCCTACCCTGTtccctggcagccaccagtctgcTTCCTGTCTCCTTGGCTTTatctcttctggacatttcacataagtATGTGAGCCTTGTGACCAGCTTTTTTAACCTAGCTAGCAtgtctttaattttgaaataaatatagaGGCACAAAGAGTTGCCCCGTATCCCCCCTCGCTCCCATCCCAGGGCCTTTCAGACCTCTTTTGGGGTGAAGATGGCTGCAGGGTCATGGGAATTGGGGGCAGGAAATAGGAATTGAGGGATCCTGCCACGGTGGTCCTGAGCTGGGGTAACCCCCACCTGGTGGGCTAGGCTTACCTCTGAGGGCGctggctgctcctctcctctggCCTCCGGCTGGCCTGGGCATGGTGGCGGCTGCTGGAGGGTGTGCCCCTCTCCTGGCCACCCCCTCTTGCCCCCCAGCTTCCTCTCCCAGCAGCCAGTCGGGGCCCCGACGGCCTGGACTCTCCTTCTGGGCCCTGGTCCAGCGCCTGGGTTTTGGGGAGAGGGGTAGGATTTCAGCCCTCCCCCAGCAGCTGGCCAGCAGGGAGAGGGGCTGGTTGTATTTTAAGCTGTTGAGTGGTTCAGCAGGAACTTGGAGGCTTCCTCTCCCAGTCTAGGCATGGTGCTGCCTTCCTGCGGGGCCACACAGGCTCCCGGGCATGTGGGCACTGCCTGCCTGGGACCCAGGAACTATTAATATACCTGCAGCCATGGGGCAGGCCCTGTGCCTTCCTGGGACTCTGCTGTTCTAGCCCTTTCTGGCACATATGAGTGTGCCCATTCCTTCTCCTGTGCACCCCCCTGATGGGCCAGACACTCTGGGTGTATGATCCGCTCACTGTTTTGGGACCCTCTGCTTGGCCTTGTGGGTCTGTGGGTCAGAGGGGTTCAGTAACCTGCCCCCCAAGCCCACCGGGCCCATCAGAGCCTGCTGTTGACGGTGGGCACTCTTTAGTGTGGTAATGAGCCGCATGGGCCAGGACTTACTAGGTGCTGGGCCCCCTCTTACCTTCCTGTCCacaggggaggaggggtgggtacaGCAGAGATGGGCTCACAGGCCGCCTGCTGCAGCGACCTGCAGGCCAGCAGGGGAGCTGGACTCTgcgcccaggcccaggcccttcCCCTTGTCCCAGCACCGCAGGCCCCCTCACACCTGTCCTCTGGAGGTTTTTGGGGGCACTTCCCATCTGTCAGGCACCATGCTGGGTTCACTCGAAGTGCCTCATTGGCCCCTCGTAGCCCCTTGAGGCACACACCTTCCTGCCTGCCCCAGCGCTGGGGCGCAGAGGAGTGACTGGATGGAGCCACCCAGCCCCTGTGCTGCCCACCACGGCCCCTTGCCTCTGCAGCCGTCAGGGTATGCGAGGGGAGCCTTTTCCTTCAGGGACGCTGGCTGTGGGCAACCcctctgcctgggctctgggtggGCGGGTGTGCCCCCAGAGAGCCCTGCCGGGGACCTGCCCCTTTAACCCATGCTGCCTCTGACTGGGGGCCCCCCACGGGTCGGAAGGGTTCTCAGCATCTGCCGACTGGTGGCTGACTTGGGGTCCGATCCACCCTGCTTGCCAGGACCCCGTGTCTAATAGGATCTGTGCTAAGCCCCactgcggggtgggggtggggtggggggaggggcaggtggatCCCCGGGCCTCACCTCCACTCCTGTTCGGTGCCTCTTCTGAGCTGCTTGGGCAGGATGGGTTAGGGCCCCCGGGgcttctccctgccctccctcgCAGCACTGCCCCTCTGCGCTGACACTGGGGACtcagggagggtggggtggggtggccagGCTGTGTGCTCAGGGCGGGGTTCAGTCTGGGCGAGGGTGCTAACGTTGGGCTGCCATGGAGGGAAGACTGCCCGGAAGGTGGCCTTCAACAAGGCCTGGGTGAAACCAGTTAGAAGTGGTGGCTGAGGGGGTTCaggaaggctggggctggggcctcgTCTGGTTTCCTGACCCTTTCCACACTTAGAGAGAGGCTTTCTGCACCAATAACTCTGGAATCTGTCACCTCCCTGGGAACACAAATGCACAAGGAAAATAATCCAGAGTGTTTCTTACAGCTCAGAAGGGGAAACGGATGCTCTATCTCACAGATTCTCAAAATAGCTGGGATTTCTCCAAGCCCAGTGAACTTTGGGCCTGAGCTGGGCACTCGGGGCTTGGGCTGCCTGCTGGCCTCACCCTCCTCTGGGCGACTGGCCCCcgccctgggctgggcaggggtccAGAAGGTACTTTTGTGCCCCACTCTGGGGATCTCCTTGCCCATGGTGCGCTTTGGGGACTGTGTCCACTCGAAACCTCACTTTCAGGGGGATCCGGTCCCCGGGGGCTGCCTCCAGGCCCCCCTCGGGAGTGGCATGGCTCCTGGGGGTCTCAGTCTGGGGCAGTTTTATATTTAGCTGGGCTGTGGCTGTGGGGCACTCGGGTTACATCTGCACAAAGCTGGCTGTGCCAAGGCAGGCATGGGCTCCTTTCCAGCACCGCGGCAGAATTTGATCGCGCGGCCCGACACTGAGCCGCTTCGCATGGGGAGGTCCGTGGTGGGGGCTGACGGTCGGCAGCGGGGCCGCTGGCTGCGGGCAGAGCAGGGCGGCATGGATCTGAGCATGAGCCTGGTGGCCCGGGATGCCAGCCAGGGCCTTGGCCCCTGCCTGGGGCTCAACGGCCTCCCCCGGCCTTTGCCCCCCAAAGTGGCCAAGAAACCTAAAAAGGCTGTTCTCTTCTTTGAGGTGGAGATTCTGGATGCAAAGACTCGGGAAAAGCTGTGCTTCCTGGACAAGGTAGGACTGCGGTGCCGCCTGGCCAAGGGCACCAGGCTGGGACCCCACTTCTTCTGGGGCCTCCTGGCTCTGGGAGCTGTCCAGCTGGAACCTTTATGCCCCTCCAACCTGTGTCCTGACACCCCACCCTGACTTTCGAGGGGCATCTACCTGCTTGGGTAGAGTGGGCAGCCCTGGCTGCTCCTGGGTGTGGCAGCCTCTGTGGACCCTGAGGGACTTTGGGGCCTGGGAAGGAGGTGGAGTTCTGGGACCTCCCCTCTGatgaggaagaagggaaggggCTCATTCTGTCCTAGGGGAGATCTGGGGGGAGTTGCAGAtaggggtggagaggagaggcAGGGAAGCAGGCCCAACTTCCCATGCTCAGACAGTCTCCTAGCCAGGCTGAAGGTGTCTTGGCCGCCTGGGAAAACTGGGCCTTCAGGTCACCATGGCTGTAACCATTTGGCAAGGCCCTTGCCACTGTGGGTGGGGGTCTGGACCTTAGCCTTGCCCCAGGCCCATACCAGCTGCCCAGGCCTCCAGTCCATCCCCCTCACCAGGAGGGATCCTGAATTCTGGGTCTGGGCACCCCCCACTGACGTCTCTGTGGCCTGCGCTTCCCACAGGTGGAGCCCCATGCCACCATTGCCGAGATCAAGAACCTTTTCACTAAGAGCCGTAAGTCCAGAGCTTGGCCCCACTGCCCCCTTTGACCCTTCTCAGCAGGGGCTACTGGGTAGGACGAGCCCTGTGTACCCCTACCCCCAGGGCCTGCAGAGATGCCCCCAGTGTGGCCCAGGCTTCTCCCAGCTTGCCTGGGGCGAGTGCCCCCGTGTGGCCATTGGCAGGAACGCCCTTGCTGGGTTTGGGGAAGGACATCCTCTTTCTGCTGGTGCTCTGCTGGGTTGTGTCCTCAAGCCACACAGACCTCAGACGCCTTGTCCAGGGGCAGAGgaagctgtggggtccctgggcTCCACCAGCCTGTGCACTGTGACGCCCTGCTTTCCTCACAGATCCACAGTGGTACCCTGCCCGCCAGTCCCTCCGCCTGGATCCCAGTAAGTAACAGCTGCAGGCTGGCTGCCCCTGAGCTCCTGGGTGGCAGTGGGcgaaggccctggcagcccctGAGCCCTGGCCTGCCTCTCCTCAGAGGGCAAGTCCCTGAAGGACGAAGATATTTTACAGAAGCTGCCGGTGGGCACCACAGCCACACTCTACTTCCGGGACCTGGGGGCCCAGATCAGCTGGGTGACGGTGAGTCCCAACCCTGCCTACAGCCTCCTCTTCCATCAGCCCCACTGGGGTGACTCGctgcccatcccccacccccatatCCCCAGGTCTTCCTGACAGAATATGCAGGCCCTCTCTTCATCTACCTACTCTTCTACTTCCGGGTTCCCTTCATCTATGGCCACAAGTACGACTTCACGTCCAGCCGGCACACAGTGGTGCAGTGAGTGGGGCCAGGAGGGAGGGGACGGCGGGTGGGTGTGGGAGGCCTCTGGACCTGCCCCAGCTGAGCCGGCTTCCCCGCAGCCTTGCCTGCATCTGCCACTCATTCCACTACGTCAAGCGCTTGCTGGAGACGCTCTTCGTGCATCGCTTCTCTCACGGCACCATGCCCTTGCGCAACATCTTCAAGGTGAGCGCTTAGGGGCAGCCACCAGGACCCGGCCCTCCTCCAGCCCAGCCCTCTGGACCATGCCCACCAGGGTATCACCCTCCACCACACCCACCCTTCCCGGCCTGGGCGCCAGTGTCTGCTGCACCAGGCTCCATCCCAGCCGCTTGCTTGCAGAACTGCACCTACTATTGGGGCTTCGCCGCGTGGATGGCCTATTACATCAACCACCCTCTCTACACGCCCCCCAGTAAGTGGCCCGGGACCCTGCTGCCCCCATGAGCCCTCCTGCCTATGGGCTGTCCCTCACCACCTCCCCTCTACTTCCTCTTCAGCCTACGGAGCTCAGCAGGTTAAACTGGCACTGGCCATCTTTGTGGTAAGCAGGCTAGGGTGGGGGCTAGGTGGGGGAATTTAGGGGGATCCCGGCTGACTCCGCTTCTCTGATAGATCTGCCAGCTCGGCAACTTCTCTATCCACATGGCTCTGCGGGACCTGCGGCCGGCCGGTGAGTGGCCCATCCAGGCAGCAGGGCGGTGGGGCTGGGCAGACAGGCCGAGGGGGTCTCACTtgttcctcctgccctgcctgccaGGCTCCAAGACCAGGAAGATCCCATACCCTACCAAGAACCCCTTTACGTGGCTCTTCCTGCTGGTGTCCTGTCCCAACTACACCTACGAGGTGAGGGTCTGCTGCTAGGGCTGGTGGTCCCATGTGGATGGGCTGCTTTTGCGTTTGAACTTGGAGCATCTGGGGACGGAGCGACTGGCCTCTGGGGGCTGGGAAGGATGTAAGGCTGGGCCTGCGCTGTTCTGGGCGTGTGTGGGGCAGCTTTATCCTGTAGCCTGGTCACGCGGACCCTCTAGCATTGGAGTTTGGCTCCCATCCCCGCTCTCTGAAGAAGGGTTAGGGGTAGAGAAGGTGGGCAAGGCCTCTGTAGGACAGCTAGCGCTGCCCAGCCCCATCCATCCTCACCCCTGGTTGCTCTGCCCACAGGTGGGGTCCTGGATCGGCTTTGCCATCAT
Protein-coding sequences here:
- the TECR gene encoding very-long-chain enoyl-CoA reductase isoform X3 is translated as MSLLINSWEEQSLSAPVSPGHCPLSAAGRPESLVFLGSLLPSFRMSLPPPQKKKKSIALVVLILQIILDQQSTLLQVEILDAKTREKLCFLDKVEPHATIAEIKNLFTKSHPQWYPARQSLRLDPKGKSLKDEDILQKLPVGTTATLYFRDLGAQISWVTVFLTEYAGPLFIYLLFYFRVPFIYGHKYDFTSSRHTVVHLACICHSFHYVKRLLETLFVHRFSHGTMPLRNIFKNCTYYWGFAAWMAYYINHPLYTPPTYGAQQVKLALAIFVAPRPGRSHTLPRTPLRGSSCWCPVPTTPTRWGPGSALPS
- the TECR gene encoding very-long-chain enoyl-CoA reductase isoform X2; the encoded protein is MSLLINSWEEQSLSAPVSPGHCPLSAAGRPESLVFLGSLLPSFRMSLPPPQKKKKSIALVVLILQIILDQQSTLLQVEILDAKTREKLCFLDKVEPHATIAEIKNLFTKSHPQWYPARQSLRLDPKGKSLKDEDILQKLPVGTTATLYFRDLGAQISWVTVFLTEYAGPLFIYLLFYFRVPFIYGHNLACICHSFHYVKRLLETLFVHRFSHGTMPLRNIFKNCTYYWGFAAWMAYYINHPLYTPPTYGAQQVKLALAIFVICQLGNFSIHMALRDLRPAGSKTRKIPYPTKNPFTWLFLLVSCPNYTYEVGSWIGFAIMTQCLPVALFSLVGFTQMTIWAKGKHRSYLKEFRDYPPLRMPIIPFLL
- the TECR gene encoding very-long-chain enoyl-CoA reductase isoform X1, with the translated sequence MSLLINSWEEQSLSAPVSPGHCPLSAAGRPESLVFLGSLLPSFRMSLPPPQKKKKSIALVVLILQIILDQQSTLLQVEILDAKTREKLCFLDKVEPHATIAEIKNLFTKSHPQWYPARQSLRLDPKGKSLKDEDILQKLPVGTTATLYFRDLGAQISWVTVFLTEYAGPLFIYLLFYFRVPFIYGHKYDFTSSRHTVVHLACICHSFHYVKRLLETLFVHRFSHGTMPLRNIFKNCTYYWGFAAWMAYYINHPLYTPPTYGAQQVKLALAIFVICQLGNFSIHMALRDLRPAGSKTRKIPYPTKNPFTWLFLLVSCPNYTYEVGSWIGFAIMTQCLPVALFSLVGFTQMTIWAKGKHRSYLKEFRDYPPLRMPIIPFLL
- the TECR gene encoding very-long-chain enoyl-CoA reductase isoform X4; translation: MKHYEVEILDAKTREKLCFLDKVEPHATIAEIKNLFTKSHPQWYPARQSLRLDPKGKSLKDEDILQKLPVGTTATLYFRDLGAQISWVTVFLTEYAGPLFIYLLFYFRVPFIYGHKYDFTSSRHTVVHLACICHSFHYVKRLLETLFVHRFSHGTMPLRNIFKNCTYYWGFAAWMAYYINHPLYTPPTYGAQQVKLALAIFVICQLGNFSIHMALRDLRPAGSKTRKIPYPTKNPFTWLFLLVSCPNYTYEVGSWIGFAIMTQCLPVALFSLVGFTQMTIWAKGKHRSYLKEFRDYPPLRMPIIPFLL